The proteins below are encoded in one region of Ricinus communis isolate WT05 ecotype wild-type chromosome 6, ASM1957865v1, whole genome shotgun sequence:
- the LOC8282047 gene encoding acyl-CoA--sterol O-acyltransferase 1, with protein MEGEISKFLKVWLLVFASLIYCYALGKNVPEGKSRFILLLPIICLFLYLPLNLSTIHLGGMTAFFIAWLANFKLLLFAFGKGPLSSNPSISLPSFLALSCLPIKIQDNPSPKSQLEQNPYPKISKQAKKSSLNYAIKGILLATLVHVYNYNDYIHPKIVLCFYCVHIYFFLEIVLAMVTAVVRTILRVELEPPFNDPYLSTSLQDFWGKRWNLMVSSILRSTIYEPTLTISARIIGRKWAPIPGVLASFLVSAVMHELMFYYLGRVRPTWEVTWFFILHGFCVVVEIAIKKALKGRWRLPELISGVLAVGFVVVTGFWLFFPQFLQQCRADVRAFEEYAALGPFLKNSYRVIFRPVVTSFR; from the coding sequence ATGGAGGGTGAGATTAGCAAGTTCTTGAAGGTATGGCTTTTAGTCTTTGCATCTTTAATCTATTGCTATGCTCTTGGCAAGAATGTTCCCGAAGGCAAATCAagattcattttattattaccaATCATCTGCCTCTTTCTTTACCTTCCTCTTAATCTTTCCACTATCCATCTTGGTGGCATGACTGCATTTTTTATAGCTTGGCTTGCGAATTTCAAGCTCTTGCTGTTTGCTTTTGGTAAAGGCCCTTTATCTTCCAATCCATCAATCTCTCTTCCAAGTTTTCTTGCTCTTTCTTGTTTACCTATCAAGATCCAAGATAACCCGTCTCCAAAATCACAACTTGAGCAAAACCCATATCCTAAAATCTCTAAACAAGCCAAGAAATCATCTCTGAATTATGCAATAAAAGGTATACTTTTGGCTACTTTAGTACATGTCTATAATTATAATGACTACATCCATCCAAAAATcgtattgtgtttttattgtgTACATATCTACTTCTTTCTAGAGATTGTTCTAGCCATGGTTACAGCCGTGGTTCGGACCATTTTAAGAGTAGAGCTCGAACCACCCTTCAATGACCCATACCTTTCGACTTCGCTACAAGACTTTTGGGGTAAAAGATGGAACCTAATGGTTAGCAGTATCCTACGCTCAACCATATATGAACCCACCCTCACCATCAGCGCACGCATCATTGGCAGAAAGTGGGCTCCAATTCCAGGCGTTCTGGCTTCATTTTTGGTATCAGCTGTTATGCACGAGCTTATGTTCTATTACCTTGGGCGCGTGAGACCCACGTGGGAAGTAACctggttttttattttacatggGTTCTGTGTGGTGGTGGAGATAGCTATAAAGAAGGCATTGAAAGGTAGGTGGCGGTTGCCTGAGCTGATTTCAGGGGTTTTAGCTGTTGGTTTTGTGGTGGTGACTGgtttttggcttttctttcCGCAATTCCTACAACAGTGTAGGGCAGACGTTAGGGCGTTTGAAGAGTACGCGGCACTTGGCCCGTTTCTTAAGAATTCTTACCGAGTTATTTTTAGACCCGTTGTCACAAGCTTccgataa